Proteins from a genomic interval of Neosynechococcus sphagnicola sy1:
- a CDS encoding ABC transporter permease subunit, with protein MLGLLDGLFNGLSIGSVLLLAALGLAIVFGLMGVINMAHGELMMLGAYTTFVVQNGFALLGPSWSEAYILAALPLAFLVAALMGLVLERGVIRYLYGRPLETLLATWGVSLILQQFVRSVSWAFVIGLVLFCLLFFGGLWVLRRQRHWQQVRGGALTALLPLSAAIALGAATIAGRIYKLTVTQPWFGAQNVDVTAPSWLQGGLPIGEFQLPFARLFIIALTSFLRGGNLFVLAAVRVGTPHSSGDAESQHECLLGDSHRDG; from the coding sequence GTGCTGGGACTGTTGGATGGCCTGTTTAACGGCCTCAGTATTGGCTCAGTCTTGCTACTCGCTGCCCTTGGGCTGGCCATTGTCTTCGGCCTGATGGGGGTGATCAATATGGCCCATGGGGAACTAATGATGCTGGGTGCCTACACCACGTTTGTGGTGCAGAATGGCTTTGCCCTCTTGGGGCCATCTTGGTCGGAAGCCTATATTTTAGCGGCCCTCCCCCTGGCATTTCTCGTGGCGGCTCTCATGGGTTTAGTGTTAGAGCGGGGGGTGATTCGCTATCTCTATGGCCGCCCCCTGGAAACCCTACTAGCAACCTGGGGAGTCAGCCTGATTTTGCAGCAGTTTGTCCGCAGTGTCAGTTGGGCCTTTGTGATTGGCTTGGTGCTCTTCTGCCTCCTGTTTTTTGGAGGACTCTGGGTCTTGAGACGGCAGCGCCATTGGCAACAGGTTCGGGGAGGGGCGTTGACGGCATTACTGCCCCTATCTGCGGCGATCGCGTTAGGAGCTGCCACGATTGCAGGTCGGATCTATAAGTTAACCGTCACCCAACCCTGGTTTGGGGCTCAGAACGTGGATGTCACTGCCCCCTCTTGGCTTCAGGGAGGGTTGCCGATTGGTGAGTTCCAACTGCCCTTTGCCCGGCTCTTCATTATTGCCCTCACCAGTTTTTTGCGTGGTGGGAATTTATTTGTTCTTGCAGCAGTCCGCGTGGGGACTCCGCATTCGAGCGGTGACGCAGAATCGCAGCATGAGTGCCTGCTTGGGGATTCCCACCGAGACGGTTGA
- a CDS encoding ABC transporter permease subunit, protein MVGIYLFLQQSAWGLRIRAVTQNRSMSACLGIPTETVDALTFAIGSGLAGVAGCAVSLLGSVGPNTGQNYIVDTFMVVVVGGVGKLVGSIVAAMAIGTVSYIIGSGALATLLAPIQPLADFFTFFATTSMAKVMVFALIVAFLQVKPAGLFPQKGRTVDA, encoded by the coding sequence GTGGTGGGAATTTATTTGTTCTTGCAGCAGTCCGCGTGGGGACTCCGCATTCGAGCGGTGACGCAGAATCGCAGCATGAGTGCCTGCTTGGGGATTCCCACCGAGACGGTTGATGCCTTAACCTTTGCCATTGGCTCTGGTCTGGCGGGGGTGGCAGGCTGTGCCGTCAGCTTACTGGGTTCTGTTGGCCCCAACACTGGACAGAACTACATTGTTGACACCTTTATGGTGGTGGTGGTTGGAGGGGTGGGCAAACTGGTGGGCAGCATCGTCGCCGCCATGGCGATTGGTACCGTCAGTTACATTATTGGCTCCGGAGCCCTGGCAACATTGCTGGCACCGATTCAACCATTGGCTGATTTCTTTACGTTCTTTGCAACAACGAGTATGGCCAAGGTGATGGTGTTTGCCTTGATTGTTGCCTTTCTGCAAGTGAAACCAGCCGGATTGTTTCCCCAGAAGGGACGCACGGTTGATGCTTAG
- a CDS encoding ABC transporter permease subunit produces MVDNSAEMRRGASNGRRWRSLLEVGIIVVAALLLIFVVPPLLVGIGQGFRVNLLGRYLALAIAALGIDLIWGYTGILSLGHGLFFALGGYSLAMYLQLQLPAGQLPEFFTLYGVTELPAFWQPFYSLPFTIAAIILLPSLVAAVLGYLVFRNRIRGVYFSILTQASLIVFFNFFNGQQKLINGTNGLKTDTAVLFGQQVGAPPMQASFLWTDGVVSGGCLCPLSLVNPGAVRSPVGCHPG; encoded by the coding sequence ATGGTAGACAATAGTGCTGAGATGCGTCGTGGAGCGTCGAATGGACGGCGGTGGCGATCACTCCTGGAAGTTGGAATTATCGTCGTGGCAGCCCTGCTGCTGATCTTCGTCGTACCGCCGTTACTCGTGGGCATCGGTCAAGGATTCCGGGTGAATCTTCTGGGTCGATATCTAGCCTTAGCGATCGCCGCCTTGGGGATTGATCTAATCTGGGGCTATACAGGCATCTTGAGCCTAGGGCATGGACTCTTTTTTGCTCTCGGGGGTTACAGTTTGGCCATGTACCTTCAGTTGCAATTGCCCGCTGGACAGCTCCCCGAGTTTTTTACCCTCTATGGGGTAACGGAACTACCGGCATTCTGGCAACCGTTCTACTCCCTGCCTTTTACCATTGCGGCTATCATCTTGCTGCCAAGCCTAGTGGCGGCTGTGTTGGGATACCTGGTGTTCCGCAACCGGATTCGGGGGGTTTACTTCTCGATTCTCACCCAGGCATCGCTGATCGTGTTCTTCAATTTTTTCAATGGTCAACAAAAGTTGATCAATGGTACCAATGGTCTGAAAACCGACACCGCAGTTCTCTTTGGGCAACAGGTGGGGGCACCTCCGATGCAGGCAAGTTTTTTATGGACTGACGGTGTTGTTTCTGGTGGCTGCCTATGTCCTCTGTCGCTGGTTAACCCGGGGGCGGTTCGGTCGCCTGTTGGTTGCCATCCGGGATGA
- a CDS encoding M23 family metallopeptidase: MPSEAAAATQPLKTAPTAAAPPNADWRDPYIDPTPYNLGATPYQGPETVILSERASGCQIVLQGSHWHQPCGSAPAAAVSQPPWSGQASAGASGHGGNLAAVSSTVLDYYNRSLRPAGRLGNGNINLLFPLSIPAAITSAFGWRIHPITGEQRFHSGTDLGAPLGTPVLAAYAGQVEIADFLDGYGLTVILNHNQYTQKTLYGHLSEIFVKPGEQVQQGMVIGRVGSTGNSTGPHLHFEFQQLTPEGWVALDPGAQLEYALAQLLKVLQVAQKPVTPSS, from the coding sequence ATGCCCTCCGAGGCAGCTGCTGCTACCCAGCCACTCAAAACAGCGCCTACTGCGGCTGCACCCCCCAATGCTGACTGGCGTGACCCCTATATTGATCCCACCCCCTATAATTTGGGGGCAACTCCCTATCAAGGGCCAGAGACAGTGATTCTATCGGAACGGGCATCGGGTTGTCAGATTGTGTTGCAGGGCAGTCATTGGCATCAACCTTGCGGGTCTGCACCTGCGGCGGCGGTTTCCCAACCCCCTTGGTCAGGTCAAGCCTCTGCGGGAGCCTCGGGCCATGGAGGTAATCTTGCCGCCGTTAGCTCGACGGTGTTGGACTATTACAATCGTAGCCTCCGACCAGCTGGGCGATTAGGCAATGGCAACATTAACCTGCTGTTTCCCTTGAGTATTCCCGCTGCGATCACCTCAGCCTTTGGTTGGCGGATTCATCCGATCACGGGTGAACAACGCTTTCATTCCGGAACTGATTTAGGGGCTCCCCTCGGCACTCCAGTCTTAGCCGCCTACGCTGGACAAGTTGAGATTGCTGATTTCCTGGATGGCTACGGGTTAACGGTCATTCTGAATCACAACCAATACACTCAAAAAACCCTCTACGGTCATCTATCAGAAATCTTCGTTAAACCTGGAGAGCAGGTACAGCAGGGAATGGTAATTGGGCGGGTTGGCAGCACGGGCAATTCCACTGGTCCCCACCTTCACTTTGAATTTCAACAACTCACCCCTGAGGGTTGGGTTGCCCTTGACCCTGGTGCCCAGTTAGAGTACGCCCTAGCCCAACTGCTCAAGGTGCTGCAGGTTGCTCAGAAGCCAGTCACTCCGTCAAGCTGA
- the urtE gene encoding urea ABC transporter ATP-binding subunit UrtE gives MLKVADLNVYYGESHILRNVDLTVPQGQMICLIGRNGVGKTTLLKTIIGLLPARSGSIVFAGQSITQKSPDQRARLGIGYVPQGREIIPRLTVRENLLLGLEALTNRPKSRITEIPDHIFALFPVLKTMLSRMGGDLSGGQQQQLAIARALMGQPQLLVLDEPTEGIQPSIILEIEAAVRQIVADTGISVLLVEQHLHFVRQADFYYAMQKGGIVASGPTHELSDDVIQQFLAV, from the coding sequence ATGCTAAAAGTTGCAGATTTAAACGTCTACTACGGCGAGAGCCACATTCTCCGGAATGTAGACCTGACCGTTCCCCAAGGGCAAATGATTTGTCTAATTGGTCGTAATGGTGTAGGCAAAACCACCCTGCTGAAGACAATTATCGGCCTACTCCCAGCCCGGAGCGGTTCCATTGTATTTGCTGGTCAATCCATCACCCAAAAGTCTCCCGACCAACGGGCGCGATTGGGCATTGGCTATGTGCCCCAGGGGCGGGAAATCATTCCCCGGTTGACGGTACGCGAAAACTTGCTGCTCGGGTTAGAAGCCCTTACCAATCGACCGAAATCCCGGATCACCGAAATTCCAGATCATATTTTTGCCCTGTTTCCGGTGTTAAAAACCATGCTATCCCGGATGGGCGGAGACTTAAGTGGCGGGCAGCAACAACAACTAGCGATCGCCCGTGCCTTGATGGGACAACCCCAATTGCTGGTCTTGGATGAACCAACCGAAGGCATTCAGCCCTCGATTATTTTGGAAATTGAAGCAGCTGTCCGCCAGATCGTTGCAGATACGGGGATCTCAGTCCTATTGGTGGAACAGCATCTCCACTTTGTCCGCCAAGCGGACTTCTATTACGCTATGCAAAAAGGGGGAATCGTGGCCTCAGGGCCTACCCACGAACTGAGTGATGATGTAATCCAGCAGTTCTTGGCGGTGTAG
- the urtD gene encoding urea ABC transporter ATP-binding protein UrtD, giving the protein MGVSEAILAIENLTVSFDGFKALNQLNFSMAVGELRVIIGPNGAGKTTFLDVITGKVKPTEGRVLFKGKNLRSFSEDQIARMGIGRKFQTPRIYLNLTPQENLELACNRRKQVFATLFSYSPQAERRTVTGLLETVGLAAKAKIQAGLLSHGEKQWLEIGMLVAQSPDLLLVDEPVAGLTDEETERTGELLQALAESHSIIVIEHDMEFVRQIARQVTVLHEGTVLCEGTIDQVQSDPRVIEVYLGQKPEAH; this is encoded by the coding sequence ATGGGGGTATCTGAAGCGATTCTGGCCATTGAAAACCTCACCGTCAGTTTTGACGGCTTCAAGGCTCTGAATCAACTCAATTTCAGTATGGCCGTTGGCGAGTTGCGGGTGATCATTGGCCCCAATGGAGCTGGCAAAACCACCTTTCTGGACGTGATCACGGGTAAGGTGAAGCCAACGGAAGGACGGGTCTTGTTCAAGGGCAAAAATCTGCGATCGTTCTCGGAGGATCAGATTGCCCGGATGGGGATTGGTCGTAAGTTCCAGACGCCCCGGATCTACCTCAATTTGACCCCCCAGGAGAACCTGGAGTTAGCTTGTAACCGTCGTAAACAGGTCTTTGCCACCTTATTTAGCTACTCTCCCCAAGCCGAGCGGCGCACCGTTACGGGACTGTTAGAAACCGTTGGCCTTGCTGCCAAGGCAAAGATTCAAGCTGGTTTACTTTCCCATGGGGAAAAGCAGTGGCTCGAAATTGGCATGTTGGTGGCGCAATCCCCCGACCTGTTGCTGGTAGATGAACCCGTGGCTGGACTCACTGACGAAGAAACCGAGCGCACTGGAGAGCTATTACAGGCTTTAGCGGAGAGCCATTCGATCATTGTGATTGAGCATGATATGGAGTTTGTCCGTCAAATTGCCCGTCAAGTGACTGTCTTGCACGAAGGGACAGTACTTTGCGAAGGCACTATTGACCAGGTGCAATCCGATCCCCGTGTGATTGAAGTCTATTTAGGCCAAAAACCTGAGGCTCATTGA
- a CDS encoding ABC transporter permease subunit: MLFLVAAYVLCRWLTRGRFGRLLVAIRDDESRLRFLGYDPTVFKVLVFAVSAGLAGIAGARFYRPVGHYFPQSDGYWLFD; the protein is encoded by the coding sequence GTGTTGTTTCTGGTGGCTGCCTATGTCCTCTGTCGCTGGTTAACCCGGGGGCGGTTCGGTCGCCTGTTGGTTGCCATCCGGGATGATGAAAGCCGACTGCGCTTTCTCGGTTATGACCCCACGGTCTTTAAGGTATTGGTCTTTGCTGTATCCGCTGGACTGGCGGGCATTGCTGGGGCGCGTTTTTACCGTCCAGTCGGGCATTATTTCCCCCAAAGCGATGGATATTGGCTTTTCGATTGA
- a CDS encoding ABC transporter permease subunit, producing the protein MDIGFSIEMVIWVAVGGRASLIGAIIGALVVNFARSFLSEKFPEVWLFFQGALFLLIVTVVPDGLVGWLRYRSVDQVRSLLGLQKQLATYPRLEVDPEVENERKNFE; encoded by the coding sequence ATGGATATTGGCTTTTCGATTGAGATGGTAATCTGGGTTGCGGTGGGAGGCAGAGCCAGCCTCATCGGTGCCATCATCGGAGCCTTAGTGGTCAACTTTGCCCGTAGCTTCCTGAGTGAAAAGTTCCCGGAGGTATGGTTGTTTTTTCAGGGGGCCCTGTTCCTGTTGATCGTGACAGTTGTTCCCGATGGTCTGGTTGGTTGGTTACGTTACCGCAGTGTCGATCAAGTGAGATCGCTCTTGGGTCTCCAAAAACAGCTTGCCACCTATCCCCGTCTGGAAGTTGACCCAGAGGTAGAAAATGAGCGCAAAAACTTTGAATGA
- the urtA gene encoding urea ABC transporter substrate-binding protein produces MARQFDRRRFLIYSSAALGTSVFLKACGSPTPTASPTAGTESPTASPASGDSIKVGILHSLSGTMAISEKSVVDATQLAIEEINAAGGVLGKKIEAIVEDGASDWPTFAEKAKKLIDQDQVSVIFGCWTSASRKAVLPVFESKNHMLFYPVQYEGQECSKNIFYTGAAPNQQIEPSVDWLLENKGKEFFLVGSDYVFPRTANTIIKAQLAAKGGKTVGEDYLPLGNTEVTAIITKIKQALPKGGVIYNSLNGDSNVAFFKQMKGAGLGPDKYPSMSVSIAEEEVKAIGVEYLKGHYAAWNYFMTVDSPVNTKFVDAFRAKYGANRVTNDPMEAAYIGVHIWKQAVEKAGGAEDLDKVRASALGQQFDAPEGMVTMENNHHLAKYVRIGEVRADGLFDIVYASKEAVKPIPWNQFVAETKGYTCDWSLDRPDAGKFKGA; encoded by the coding sequence GCGTCGATTTCTGATTTATAGTTCCGCCGCTCTTGGTACTAGTGTTTTCCTGAAGGCGTGTGGTAGTCCGACGCCTACCGCCAGTCCCACCGCTGGAACAGAATCTCCTACTGCCTCTCCGGCAAGTGGAGACTCCATTAAAGTTGGCATCCTCCATTCACTGAGTGGCACCATGGCTATCAGTGAAAAGAGTGTTGTAGACGCAACCCAGTTGGCCATTGAAGAAATCAATGCTGCGGGGGGTGTCCTGGGCAAGAAAATTGAGGCCATCGTTGAAGATGGTGCGTCGGACTGGCCTACCTTTGCCGAGAAAGCAAAGAAATTGATTGACCAAGATCAAGTTTCGGTGATTTTTGGTTGCTGGACCTCTGCGAGCCGTAAGGCCGTGCTGCCCGTGTTTGAGTCCAAGAACCATATGCTGTTCTACCCAGTGCAGTATGAAGGTCAGGAATGTTCCAAGAATATCTTCTATACCGGAGCGGCTCCGAACCAGCAAATTGAACCTTCCGTAGACTGGCTACTGGAAAACAAGGGGAAAGAATTCTTCTTGGTGGGATCTGACTACGTGTTCCCCCGCACGGCCAACACCATTATCAAAGCCCAGCTAGCAGCGAAGGGCGGTAAGACCGTTGGTGAAGACTACTTACCTCTGGGAAACACCGAAGTAACCGCCATCATCACCAAAATCAAACAGGCACTGCCCAAGGGGGGGGTGATTTATAACTCCCTCAATGGTGATAGTAACGTGGCATTCTTTAAGCAAATGAAAGGAGCTGGGTTAGGGCCGGATAAGTATCCCTCCATGTCGGTCAGTATTGCGGAAGAAGAAGTAAAGGCCATTGGTGTGGAGTATCTCAAGGGGCACTATGCGGCTTGGAACTACTTCATGACGGTAGATAGTCCGGTGAATACGAAGTTTGTGGATGCCTTTAGAGCCAAGTATGGAGCCAATCGGGTGACCAATGATCCGATGGAAGCTGCCTACATTGGGGTGCATATTTGGAAACAGGCTGTTGAGAAGGCGGGTGGAGCCGAGGATCTCGACAAGGTTCGCGCCAGTGCCCTGGGTCAGCAGTTTGATGCCCCAGAGGGAATGGTAACGATGGAAAATAACCATCACTTGGCGAAGTATGTCCGCATTGGTGAAGTCAGAGCCGATGGACTGTTTGACATCGTCTATGCCTCCAAAGAGGCGGTGAAGCCCATTCCCTGGAACCAGTTTGTCGCTGAAACCAAGGGATATACCTGCGACTGGTCCCTCGACCGTCCAGATGCTGGCAAGTTCAAGGGAGCCTGA